The DNA region CGCCAATTCGATCAGCGGGAAGCGCAGTTCATCCGCCAGCGCCAGAACGGACTCGGGAATTTCCGCCAAAAAACGCTTCGTCTTAATACCCAGGCCGGCGCTCCCCGCAAACGCAGCATTGAAGTGGTCGTGTATACCTCGGAGGAACCGACGCGCTTCGGGCTTGGCTGTCTGGGCAGCCGGGCCCTGGCCGGCGAATTGACGCTGGAGGAGGCCTATTCGCTGACCGATAAGGACGGCAAATCGCTCCCGCAAGTGTTGGAAGAACTGGGATACGATCTTTCCCGCTTCGCCGAAATTCCCGTGCCTAAAGGCAAGGTGCACGGAGCGGTCGAGCTGCATATCGAGCAAGGCGCGGTGCTGGAATCGCTGAATCTGCCGGTAGGCATCGTGCACACCATCTCCGCTCCGACCAATTTTCGCGTGACCTTGACCGGCCAGCAGCGCCATGCGGGCAGCACCCCGATGCATCTGCGGCATGACGCTTTCCTGGCATGCTGCGAAATTTCCCTGGAGTTGGAACGGCTGGCCATCCAATCCGCCAGTCCCGATACGGTCGCCACCGTAGGGAAAGCGGAAGTGCTGCCCGGCGCTTCCAACGTCATCTCCGGCGACGTACGGTTC from Paenibacillus macerans includes:
- a CDS encoding Zn-dependent hydrolase; its protein translation is MVVYTSEEPTRFGLGCLGSRALAGELTLEEAYSLTDKDGKSLPQVLEELGYDLSRFAEIPVPKGKVHGAVELHIEQGAVLESLNLPVGIVHTISAPTNFRVTLTGQQRHAGSTPMHLRHDAFLACCEISLELERLAIQSASPDTVATVGKAEVLPGASNVISGDVRFTIDIRDSEYESKRRLVEQLRQFIGTVETRRGVTVSLEQINDDLPTRSDTKIVALLESACRQKRIPYHRMVSGAFHDSMLVGRFAPIAMIFVPSKDGISHSPEEYTDCRDIARGTDILAETLLRLAQD